In Desulfomonile tiedjei DSM 6799, a genomic segment contains:
- a CDS encoding IS4 family transposase — MTFILSIAASGKGKGVDMKSGEFFRHARILGLWPDAEAIHRSALTKARKKVDWRIFRQILDDAVGLAYECWPKSPKDEWHGMSTHAIDGSDYTLPAADELRAEFDPESGLGQAGKGHYPQCLVCTLYDVFRRLPIARTVVPVNSSERDQAKHLLPLVPEGSVLLLDRGYPGYEFLSYLLDKFKGYFVIRCPATSTFATVKEFIRSGKSEAEIVIPPTSNYLSQVTAEQRKAAKPIRVRVIRLSNPDGTLSVLLTNLYDKVEFPRQEITDLYFRRWEIESYFRDEKIGLEIEKFHGKTCNSVLQELFAAAIMAVISRTLMAISTQLLGGELGEPQFKNAVMTLASEAAVLAADDPERAIEIFQDILKEIYRVKYYRPNSQRPPQPRVNKQSKNKWLYRRYKNVPAA; from the coding sequence ATCACCTTCATCTTGTCCATTGCCGCCAGTGGAAAGGGTAAAGGAGTGGACATGAAATCCGGTGAATTCTTTCGACATGCCAGAATTCTTGGCCTTTGGCCTGACGCCGAGGCGATCCATCGAAGCGCGCTCACCAAGGCGCGCAAAAAGGTGGATTGGAGGATCTTTCGGCAAATACTCGATGATGCGGTTGGTCTGGCTTATGAGTGTTGGCCTAAGAGCCCGAAGGACGAGTGGCATGGTATGTCCACTCATGCGATAGATGGCTCCGACTATACGCTTCCAGCCGCCGATGAGCTCAGGGCCGAGTTTGATCCTGAGAGCGGACTTGGGCAAGCGGGCAAAGGACATTATCCTCAGTGTCTTGTATGCACGCTCTATGACGTCTTCAGACGTCTGCCCATCGCAAGAACTGTGGTCCCGGTGAATTCTTCGGAGCGGGACCAAGCCAAACATCTCCTGCCCCTCGTGCCTGAGGGAAGTGTCTTGCTCCTGGATCGAGGTTACCCAGGATATGAATTTCTCAGCTACCTTTTGGACAAGTTCAAAGGCTATTTCGTGATACGTTGCCCCGCAACGTCCACCTTCGCCACAGTAAAGGAATTCATTCGGAGCGGGAAGAGCGAAGCCGAAATCGTGATTCCTCCGACATCGAACTATCTCAGCCAGGTGACGGCTGAACAACGAAAGGCCGCCAAGCCCATCAGAGTGAGAGTCATCAGACTGTCCAATCCTGACGGAACCCTCTCGGTTCTCCTGACGAATCTTTACGACAAGGTGGAGTTTCCGAGACAGGAGATCACTGACCTCTATTTCAGGCGATGGGAAATCGAGAGCTATTTCCGGGATGAAAAGATTGGGCTCGAAATCGAAAAATTTCATGGCAAAACCTGCAACAGCGTCCTGCAAGAACTCTTTGCAGCTGCGATCATGGCTGTGATCTCAAGAACTCTCATGGCCATTTCCACCCAGTTACTCGGTGGAGAGCTCGGAGAACCTCAGTTCAAGAATGCGGTCATGACGCTCGCGTCTGAAGCCGCCGTGCTCGCCGCAGACGATCCTGAAAGAGCCATCGAAATCTTTCAGGATATTCTCAAAGAAATCTATCGTGTCAAATACTATCGACCAAACAGTCAGCGACCACCCCAACCAAGGGTGAACAAGCAAAGCAAAAACAAATGGCTTTACCGCAGGTACAAAAATGTCCCCGCAGCTTAA
- a CDS encoding ABC transporter ATP-binding protein yields MGVRRKGRRFVSENNEILKINNIEVRYHEVILVLKGVSIKIPEGGIVALLGANGAGKSTTLKAISGLLNHEDGEVTDGSIEFMGERIHKLPAEEISRRGIFQIIEGRRVFEHLTVEENLMVGGHLRPSGLKERLDMVYHYFPRLKERRNIMAGFVSGGEQQMCVIGRAMMAQPKLMLLDEPSMGLAPLLIKEIFEIIQRLNREEKIPILLVEQNVKLALTVAPHAYVMENGRIVMDDTSEKLKENPDIRDFYLGLTDVGGRKSFREVKHYKRRKRWLA; encoded by the coding sequence ATGGGCGTCAGGAGAAAAGGGAGAAGGTTTGTGTCCGAGAATAATGAAATCCTGAAGATCAACAATATTGAAGTCAGGTACCACGAGGTCATACTCGTCCTGAAAGGCGTTTCCATAAAGATTCCGGAAGGTGGAATTGTGGCACTCCTGGGGGCGAATGGCGCTGGTAAGAGCACAACCCTGAAGGCAATTTCCGGACTGCTCAACCATGAAGATGGTGAGGTGACAGACGGCAGCATCGAGTTTATGGGTGAGCGCATCCATAAATTGCCGGCTGAGGAGATCTCCAGGCGCGGGATCTTCCAGATTATCGAGGGAAGACGCGTATTCGAGCACCTCACAGTCGAAGAAAACCTCATGGTCGGAGGCCACCTGAGACCCTCAGGACTAAAAGAGCGGCTGGACATGGTGTACCACTATTTTCCGAGACTGAAAGAACGACGGAACATAATGGCCGGATTCGTCAGTGGCGGTGAACAGCAGATGTGCGTCATTGGAAGAGCGATGATGGCTCAGCCGAAACTGATGCTGCTTGACGAACCTTCCATGGGGCTTGCTCCTCTTCTCATTAAAGAGATCTTCGAGATTATTCAGAGACTTAACCGGGAAGAAAAGATTCCTATTCTTCTTGTGGAACAGAACGTCAAACTCGCTTTGACAGTAGCTCCTCATGCTTATGTGATGGAAAACGGCCGCATCGTAATGGATGACACTTCCGAGAAGCTCAAAGAAAACCCCGATATTCGGGATTTCTACCTCGGCCTTACGGATGTTGGCGGAAGAAAGAGCTTCAGAGAGGTCAAGCACTACAAACGACGAAAACGCTGGTTAGCCTAA
- a CDS encoding ABC transporter substrate-binding protein, with the protein MKRILFVCFGIMLIFCSNAFSADEIKVGSINDLTGATSDVGKDAALGIREAFTYVNDSGGINGKKVKLILQDYGYRIPEAHTLYKRFKSQDKVNMLLQWGTGDTEALSPTVNKDQMVTISDSLSGHLCDPAKTPYNFIYSTDYSTNARAALTAWYEEVWKKSDKWKKAREAGQKPKLACFYMFAAPYSSAPIKAIKDQAALLGIEVVKDQDVSLTALDAKSQVLGAKGEGANVIWHGNTTMSVATAIKDAYALQLEADHIMNNWGFDKNLVRMTGPAGEGVIGCAACAFLGDDVPYMDKVIEYTKKVNPDVPLEKRDIRTVQAWVKVSLACAGLQRADKAGKLSGPSIKGALESLKDWYPFDKENALGRPPTTITSTDHRPSPVSLLYTIKDGKITFFTKINMKEKFPDKWQSWLGW; encoded by the coding sequence ATGAAACGAATCCTGTTTGTATGTTTCGGAATAATGCTGATTTTTTGCTCGAATGCCTTTTCTGCAGACGAGATCAAGGTGGGGTCCATAAACGACCTTACCGGCGCAACTTCAGACGTGGGAAAAGATGCCGCTCTTGGTATACGGGAAGCCTTTACGTACGTGAATGACAGCGGAGGCATTAACGGCAAAAAAGTTAAATTGATTCTGCAGGATTACGGGTACAGAATTCCGGAAGCCCACACGTTGTACAAGAGATTCAAAAGCCAAGACAAAGTCAACATGCTGCTTCAGTGGGGTACAGGAGACACGGAAGCTCTCTCTCCGACAGTCAATAAGGATCAAATGGTCACCATCTCGGACTCCCTATCCGGTCATTTGTGCGATCCGGCTAAGACCCCGTACAATTTCATTTACAGCACTGACTATTCCACTAATGCCAGAGCAGCCCTTACGGCGTGGTACGAGGAAGTCTGGAAAAAAAGCGACAAATGGAAAAAGGCCAGAGAAGCAGGACAGAAACCGAAACTGGCATGTTTCTACATGTTTGCCGCTCCTTACTCGAGTGCACCGATCAAGGCAATCAAAGATCAGGCCGCACTTCTGGGTATAGAAGTCGTGAAAGACCAAGACGTGTCATTGACGGCTTTGGATGCCAAAAGCCAGGTCTTGGGAGCAAAGGGTGAGGGAGCAAACGTCATTTGGCACGGCAATACCACCATGTCGGTAGCCACTGCTATCAAAGATGCATATGCTCTGCAATTGGAAGCAGATCATATCATGAATAACTGGGGCTTCGACAAAAACCTCGTCAGAATGACCGGTCCTGCCGGTGAAGGCGTGATCGGTTGTGCAGCCTGCGCTTTCCTCGGCGATGACGTTCCTTACATGGACAAGGTGATCGAATACACCAAGAAAGTGAATCCCGACGTTCCCCTCGAAAAAAGAGACATCAGAACCGTCCAGGCATGGGTGAAAGTTTCTCTTGCATGCGCGGGTCTACAGCGAGCCGACAAAGCGGGCAAGCTCAGCGGCCCTAGCATCAAGGGAGCCCTGGAATCGCTGAAGGATTGGTATCCTTTCGACAAAGAAAACGCTCTCGGTCGTCCGCCCACCACGATCACGAGCACCGACCACAGGCCCAGCCCTGTTTCTTTGCTCTACACCATTAAGGACGGAAAAATAACGTTTTTCACGAAGATCAACATGAAGGAAAAATTTCCTGACAAATGGCAGAGCTGGCTCGGATGGTAG
- a CDS encoding branched-chain amino acid ABC transporter permease, whose amino-acid sequence MSYLPCGQYFENYGEDQKWWRTPFIKAKMIFMVLVLVSFPAFFDSQWLSVAYTINYYILAALGVQLLIGYCGQITLGHAAFVAVGAYCSAMMVLFIPWPQFMVDAGLAYPISMITAGFAAGLWSVLFGLPSARVKGFYLIMTTMAAQWITVPLVITQYVSQIGGRGQAFSIPPGTIKIGPIAIDESSMLGSWEISGDMKLYYFSVLLVALCLVATGNLLRSKIGRAWIAIRDNDIAAETMGVNIVGYKLLAFFVAGFFAGIAGSFYVSTLSFVSPEHYEWFYSLLWVGIILIGGVGSIQGLVFGSAFVVLVFKFLEMAVLGASDMLMESYPSLGWMTTKFIFFKESAFGLAIIFFLIYEPNGLSYRYWQLKNYFNLWPFSYTGK is encoded by the coding sequence ATGAGTTATCTTCCCTGCGGTCAGTACTTCGAGAACTATGGTGAAGATCAGAAATGGTGGCGCACTCCGTTCATCAAAGCCAAGATGATCTTTATGGTGCTCGTGCTGGTGAGTTTTCCGGCATTCTTCGACTCTCAGTGGCTCTCAGTCGCTTACACCATCAACTACTACATTCTGGCCGCCCTCGGCGTTCAGCTTCTCATCGGGTACTGCGGGCAAATCACCCTCGGGCACGCAGCATTCGTGGCAGTCGGTGCGTACTGCAGCGCCATGATGGTCTTGTTTATCCCCTGGCCTCAATTCATGGTAGACGCGGGATTGGCTTATCCGATTAGCATGATAACAGCAGGTTTTGCTGCCGGATTGTGGTCTGTTCTTTTTGGACTTCCTTCGGCTCGCGTCAAAGGATTCTATCTCATCATGACTACCATGGCAGCACAATGGATCACCGTTCCTCTCGTGATCACACAATATGTGAGCCAAATCGGAGGTCGCGGCCAAGCTTTTTCCATTCCTCCGGGAACGATTAAGATCGGCCCTATCGCAATTGATGAGTCATCAATGCTCGGATCGTGGGAAATCTCCGGGGACATGAAGCTTTACTATTTCTCAGTGTTGCTTGTCGCTTTGTGTCTCGTGGCAACGGGCAATTTGCTTCGATCCAAGATCGGTCGCGCCTGGATTGCAATTCGGGACAACGATATTGCGGCGGAAACCATGGGCGTCAACATTGTAGGCTACAAATTGTTGGCCTTTTTTGTTGCAGGTTTTTTTGCCGGGATTGCCGGTTCGTTCTATGTGAGCACACTTTCTTTCGTCAGTCCCGAGCATTATGAATGGTTTTATTCGCTGCTCTGGGTCGGCATTATTCTCATTGGAGGTGTTGGCAGCATCCAGGGACTGGTTTTTGGTTCGGCATTCGTTGTGTTGGTTTTCAAGTTCCTCGAGATGGCGGTTTTGGGGGCAAGCGACATGCTTATGGAATCGTATCCCAGTCTTGGTTGGATGACCACGAAATTCATTTTCTTTAAAGAATCCGCCTTTGGACTCGCTATCATCTTTTTCCTCATATACGAACCCAACGGGCTCAGCTATCGATATTGGCAACTAAAAAATTATTTCAACCTTTGGCCGTTCTCATATACGGGGAAATAG
- a CDS encoding branched-chain amino acid ABC transporter permease: MDLFLQLAITGVMLGSIFAVLALGWVLIYKCSGVLNLAMGELTLIGGYVCLAFYQRFVTAMPVTYAFILALIGTLFIGLILGLLTERVFLRKMIGEPILAVIMVTVGLSFFFKGMVFIIWDTDTQVFLPQVFPIEPLVIFGIAIGRVYLWSFVAALVLMVMFICFFKYTRWGLSMQACADDEMAALSLGVSAKFVYALAWGIAFMAAGVGGTLLGNINGLNYSVSSLGLLVLPVVVFGGLNSVPGAIVGGITIGVLQNLTGGYLDYYFPGGIKEIAPFIFMVIFLLFKPYGLWGWERIERV; the protein is encoded by the coding sequence ATGGACCTCTTTCTGCAACTGGCAATTACGGGAGTTATGCTGGGCTCTATCTTTGCGGTCCTGGCGCTCGGTTGGGTGCTCATTTACAAATGTTCCGGCGTGCTGAATCTTGCCATGGGAGAGCTGACGCTGATAGGCGGTTATGTCTGTCTTGCATTCTATCAGCGATTCGTGACTGCTATGCCGGTAACCTATGCCTTTATTCTTGCGCTCATAGGCACACTGTTCATCGGGCTTATCCTTGGGTTGCTTACGGAACGCGTTTTTCTGAGAAAAATGATCGGAGAGCCCATTCTGGCGGTCATCATGGTGACCGTGGGGCTGTCGTTCTTTTTCAAAGGCATGGTGTTCATCATCTGGGATACGGATACCCAGGTGTTTCTTCCCCAGGTGTTTCCGATCGAACCATTGGTGATATTCGGAATTGCCATCGGCCGCGTCTATTTGTGGAGTTTTGTTGCGGCGCTGGTACTCATGGTAATGTTCATATGCTTTTTCAAGTACACCCGCTGGGGCTTATCCATGCAGGCCTGCGCGGATGACGAAATGGCAGCTCTCTCTTTAGGGGTGAGCGCAAAATTCGTTTACGCTCTGGCATGGGGTATTGCCTTTATGGCTGCCGGAGTCGGGGGCACACTCCTCGGCAACATTAACGGTCTGAACTATTCGGTAAGCTCTCTGGGGCTTCTGGTTCTCCCGGTCGTGGTTTTCGGAGGGCTAAACTCTGTACCAGGCGCAATCGTAGGTGGGATTACGATAGGGGTGCTGCAAAACCTTACAGGCGGTTACCTGGACTACTATTTTCCGGGCGGCATTAAGGAAATCGCTCCTTTCATCTTCATGGTCATCTTCTTGTTGTTCAAACCCTATGGGCTGTGGGGTTGGGAACGAATAGAAAGGGTGTAG
- a CDS encoding AMP-binding protein: MSAAGKERYPGEIDITDDLTLPKLLVRQATKFGDGKVAMREKEYGIWRPVTWRQYLENVKEITLGLIELGLESGDKVIMIGDNRPEALWTEMAAMCGGGIGVWLFQDCLMDEVQYIVDHSDSKFYVAEGQEEVDKALAIRDQCPKLKKIIWDDPKGMRHYDDPMLISLDEVRELGRKKDKEDPGLFEKLVSRGKGQDVCLLFYTSGTTSVPKGALLTHYNMLTMGRNLMRVDPCTPSDDFVSYLPFAWIGEQMMSISCGLQIGFTINFPEEPETAQHNVREIGPHVMFAPPRLYEQYTRSIQVKHLDASWLKRKIFDWSMQIGYVTAEFKFEKKPVPVYWQALRKLADLACYKKIRDHLGLSHIRHAYTGGAAMGPDHFRFFHAIGVNLKQIYGQTEIAGISVVHRDGDIKFDTVGTPIPETEVKITETDEIVSKSPSVFIGYYKMPEETEKTLKDGWLYSGDTGFIDEDGHLVVFDRSKDIMILNDARKFSPQFLEARLKFSPYLKDALIVGHQRPYVTAILCIDYATVGKWAEDNGINYTSYTELSQIPQVYNLVEKSIREVNRTLPDSAKIRRFANLYKEFDADDDELTRTRKIRRAFVENRYKDIIGALYSNDEILHMETNITYEDGRVVEIKADIRLQDVGEGGGKK, encoded by the coding sequence ATGTCAGCCGCAGGTAAAGAGCGCTATCCAGGTGAGATTGATATTACCGATGATTTGACTTTACCCAAACTCCTCGTCCGACAGGCGACCAAATTCGGGGATGGCAAGGTTGCCATGCGCGAGAAGGAATATGGCATCTGGCGCCCCGTGACTTGGCGTCAGTACCTTGAAAATGTGAAAGAAATAACTCTCGGTCTGATAGAGCTGGGCCTCGAATCAGGAGACAAAGTCATCATGATCGGGGACAACAGACCGGAAGCTCTATGGACGGAAATGGCGGCAATGTGTGGAGGCGGTATCGGCGTATGGCTCTTTCAGGACTGCCTCATGGATGAAGTGCAATACATTGTCGACCACTCGGACTCGAAATTCTATGTGGCAGAAGGCCAGGAAGAGGTGGACAAAGCCCTGGCCATCCGGGACCAATGCCCAAAACTCAAGAAGATCATCTGGGACGATCCCAAGGGAATGCGCCATTACGACGATCCCATGCTCATCAGCCTCGATGAGGTCCGGGAACTGGGGAGAAAAAAGGACAAGGAGGATCCCGGATTATTCGAAAAGTTGGTGAGCAGGGGAAAAGGTCAAGACGTATGTCTCCTGTTCTATACCTCGGGAACCACCTCTGTTCCAAAGGGTGCATTACTTACGCATTACAACATGCTTACCATGGGGCGGAACCTCATGAGGGTGGACCCGTGCACCCCGAGTGATGACTTTGTCTCCTATCTCCCATTCGCGTGGATCGGCGAACAGATGATGTCTATTTCATGCGGTCTCCAGATAGGATTCACGATCAATTTCCCTGAAGAGCCCGAGACTGCCCAACATAACGTAAGAGAGATCGGGCCTCATGTGATGTTTGCGCCGCCTCGGCTGTACGAACAGTACACCAGAAGCATACAGGTAAAACACCTTGACGCTTCATGGCTGAAGCGCAAGATTTTTGATTGGTCCATGCAGATAGGCTATGTCACTGCGGAGTTCAAATTCGAGAAGAAACCGGTGCCCGTATATTGGCAAGCGCTTCGTAAGTTAGCGGATCTGGCTTGTTACAAGAAGATCAGGGATCACCTCGGGTTAAGCCATATTCGTCACGCATATACGGGCGGTGCAGCAATGGGGCCTGACCACTTCAGATTCTTTCATGCAATAGGCGTCAACCTGAAACAGATTTACGGCCAGACGGAAATCGCGGGTATTTCGGTAGTTCACAGGGACGGCGACATCAAGTTCGATACTGTGGGCACTCCCATACCGGAAACCGAGGTGAAGATCACCGAGACTGACGAGATCGTCTCCAAGAGTCCATCCGTGTTCATCGGTTACTACAAAATGCCCGAAGAAACCGAGAAGACGTTGAAAGATGGATGGTTGTACTCGGGAGACACCGGATTCATCGACGAGGACGGTCACCTGGTGGTCTTTGACCGCTCCAAAGATATTATGATTTTGAACGATGCCCGGAAGTTTTCACCGCAATTCCTGGAAGCACGCTTGAAATTCAGCCCGTATCTGAAGGATGCACTCATCGTTGGGCATCAGAGACCGTATGTCACTGCCATTTTGTGTATCGATTACGCAACGGTGGGAAAATGGGCTGAAGATAACGGCATTAACTACACCAGCTACACCGAATTATCGCAGATACCCCAGGTCTACAATCTCGTGGAAAAATCCATACGAGAAGTGAACCGAACTCTCCCGGATTCAGCCAAGATCCGTCGCTTTGCAAATCTCTACAAAGAATTCGATGCCGACGACGATGAGTTGACGAGAACAAGAAAGATTCGTCGGGCGTTCGTCGAGAATCGTTACAAAGATATCATTGGAGCACTGTATTCCAATGACGAAATACTCCACATGGAGACCAATATCACGTACGAAGATGGCCGAGTAGTTGAAATAAAGGCTGACATAAGGCTTCAGGATGTTGGCGAGGGAGGAGGAAAGAAGTAG
- a CDS encoding ABC transporter ATP-binding protein, with translation MSEVMLEAKNVFLSFHGVAALTNVSFQVRKGEIFSIIGPNGAGKTCMMNCINGLYQPKKGQLFLKGLDITGYSPHRRAALGLSRTFQKIELFGGMTVLDNIRLGRHLHLRSGLLGSVFYWGGTRHEEIRARKFIEEEIIDLLEIESVRNEVTGMLPYGMQKRIELARALAVQPEIILLDEPLAGLNLEEVEDMARFIVDINEDERWKTTCVLVEHDMGVVMDLSDRVMVLNFGVKIADGTPAEVQENPEVIKAYLGEVEDLYVSRR, from the coding sequence ATGTCGGAAGTCATGCTAGAGGCGAAAAACGTCTTCCTGTCCTTCCATGGTGTAGCCGCGTTAACCAATGTGAGCTTTCAGGTCAGGAAAGGTGAGATCTTCTCCATCATCGGGCCGAACGGAGCCGGTAAGACATGTATGATGAACTGTATCAACGGTCTTTACCAGCCCAAGAAGGGCCAACTCTTCTTAAAAGGCCTCGATATCACCGGCTACTCTCCCCATCGACGGGCTGCGCTGGGGTTATCCAGGACCTTCCAAAAAATAGAGCTTTTCGGAGGAATGACCGTCCTTGACAATATTCGTCTCGGGCGGCATCTGCACCTGAGATCCGGATTGCTGGGATCGGTGTTTTACTGGGGTGGCACCCGTCACGAAGAAATAAGAGCACGGAAATTTATCGAAGAAGAAATAATAGATCTGCTCGAGATTGAGTCCGTCCGCAACGAGGTCACAGGCATGCTCCCGTACGGCATGCAGAAACGAATCGAGCTCGCCAGGGCTCTGGCCGTCCAACCCGAAATCATCCTTCTGGACGAGCCTTTAGCAGGGTTAAACCTGGAAGAAGTCGAAGACATGGCGCGATTCATTGTGGATATCAATGAGGACGAACGGTGGAAAACCACCTGTGTCCTTGTGGAACACGATATGGGGGTCGTTATGGACCTGTCCGACCGAGTGATGGTTCTCAATTTCGGTGTGAAAATAGCTGACGGAACCCCTGCGGAAGTACAGGAAAACCCGGAAGTCATCAAGGCCTATTTGGGTGAGGTGGAGGATCTCTATGTCAGCCGCAGGTAA
- a CDS encoding enoyl-CoA hydratase-related protein, producing the protein MGGQDSLLRELHDGIMVLTINRPEALNCFDMSLLATFGKAVEEIAFDRDVKVVIVTGSTEGKNAFSTGADLKERAGMTPDQVMIYIRTIRNLFTAVEELPKPVIAAVNGYAFGGGLELALACDIRIAASGAIVGLTETSLAIIPGAGGTQRLPRVVGIPRAKEMIFRARRISAQEGLEIGLFLEVVEPDRLLDRSLELAREIAANGPVALAQAKYAINKGAEVSLPMGLAIESNAYAVTIPTKDRTEGLTAFREKRKPVYTGE; encoded by the coding sequence ATGGGAGGACAGGACAGTCTCTTACGAGAACTTCACGACGGGATCATGGTGCTTACCATCAATCGGCCGGAAGCGTTGAACTGCTTTGACATGTCGCTTCTTGCCACCTTCGGCAAGGCAGTGGAGGAGATTGCTTTCGATCGTGACGTCAAAGTCGTGATCGTGACCGGTTCCACAGAGGGTAAGAATGCCTTCAGCACCGGAGCGGATCTGAAAGAGCGGGCCGGTATGACTCCGGATCAGGTGATGATTTATATCCGGACGATTCGCAACCTTTTCACCGCTGTCGAGGAACTTCCGAAACCCGTCATAGCCGCGGTGAACGGATATGCCTTCGGCGGAGGTCTTGAGCTCGCGCTCGCGTGCGATATACGCATTGCCGCATCCGGAGCAATTGTCGGGTTGACTGAAACCAGTCTAGCCATAATCCCCGGAGCCGGAGGTACTCAGAGACTTCCTCGGGTCGTAGGAATTCCGAGGGCGAAAGAGATGATATTCAGGGCCAGAAGAATTTCCGCGCAGGAAGGACTGGAAATAGGCCTGTTCCTCGAAGTGGTGGAACCGGACCGCCTCTTGGATAGATCCCTCGAACTGGCGCGTGAAATCGCGGCAAACGGTCCTGTCGCTCTTGCCCAAGCAAAGTACGCGATCAACAAGGGTGCTGAAGTAAGCCTGCCAATGGGATTGGCTATCGAATCGAATGCTTACGCAGTTACAATCCCCACCAAAGATAGAACAGAAGGGCTGACTGCTTTTCGAGAGAAAAGAAAACCGGTTTATACCGGAGAATAG
- a CDS encoding pyruvate carboxyltransferase, which translates to MPAYELSYPRKVQVNDITVRDGFQHEEIWIPTDAKLFYLEELILCGIKHLEVTNFGNPALMPQFKDSDELFKRLRDSKKLSRAGVNWNDVTLTAITIREKSVDRAIVAKQEGWGPDRVLMMVSTDEQHHFANSGTTLPNYWDEAKRCIEKTRAAGIKMCGTVSTIWGSPISGPTELSEAVEFTKRWLDIGASDIEHADHDGSAPPDQVYRYFSMILDEIPDKKLHIAHFHVTRGWGLANVLAALQAGIEIFEGTLGGLGGQPANFLDRVPVGGTGAYYYRDPNVVGLQSIEDMAVMMDEMKIDTGIDVDRLLDLGSMMEKTIGRRLRSESILNRRIPKAPREEFKRKGLEEIKKKLGEAPGQKFPADWPEKSQYKG; encoded by the coding sequence ATGCCGGCTTATGAGTTGAGCTATCCCAGGAAAGTTCAAGTTAATGACATCACCGTTCGCGACGGATTTCAGCACGAAGAGATCTGGATTCCGACCGATGCCAAGTTGTTCTATCTGGAAGAGCTGATCCTCTGCGGGATAAAGCACCTGGAAGTCACCAATTTCGGCAACCCTGCCCTGATGCCTCAGTTCAAAGACTCGGACGAGCTGTTCAAACGGCTAAGAGATTCCAAGAAACTGTCCCGCGCAGGGGTGAACTGGAATGACGTGACACTTACAGCCATAACGATCAGAGAAAAATCCGTGGACCGCGCCATTGTTGCGAAACAAGAGGGTTGGGGGCCAGATCGTGTTCTTATGATGGTTTCTACGGACGAGCAGCATCATTTCGCGAATTCTGGAACCACACTCCCCAATTACTGGGATGAGGCCAAGCGATGCATCGAAAAGACCCGCGCTGCGGGAATCAAAATGTGCGGCACGGTCTCCACCATCTGGGGATCCCCCATTTCAGGCCCGACGGAACTCTCCGAGGCGGTTGAATTCACCAAACGATGGCTCGATATCGGAGCATCGGACATAGAGCACGCGGACCACGACGGAAGCGCTCCACCGGATCAGGTGTACAGATATTTCTCCATGATTCTGGATGAAATACCTGACAAAAAGCTCCATATAGCGCATTTCCACGTAACTCGCGGATGGGGACTGGCGAACGTTTTGGCAGCGCTTCAGGCGGGCATTGAAATCTTTGAAGGAACTCTCGGCGGTCTGGGCGGACAGCCGGCCAACTTCCTGGACAGAGTACCCGTTGGAGGTACAGGTGCATATTACTATCGTGACCCGAACGTGGTAGGACTCCAATCGATAGAGGACATGGCGGTCATGATGGATGAGATGAAAATTGATACGGGCATAGACGTGGACAGATTATTAGATCTGGGATCGATGATGGAAAAGACCATAGGGCGTAGACTGAGATCGGAATCCATTCTGAACCGCCGTATTCCCAAAGCTCCTCGTGAAGAATTCAAACGGAAAGGATTGGAAGAAATCAAGAAGAAGCTGGGCGAGGCTCCCGGACAGAAATTTCCGGCAGATTGGCCTGAAAAATCACAGTACAAAGGTTGA